One Solanum lycopersicum chromosome 2, SLM_r2.1 genomic region harbors:
- the LOC101262267 gene encoding ALA-interacting subunit 5 yields the protein MGEGASSSSKKSRKPDYSRFTQQELPACKPILTPQWVVTAFIFLGIVFIPIGLASLSASEKVVEIVHRYDEQCVPTNYTQSDLAYHDRIAFIKNNKSNKTCIVTLTVPKKMKHPIYVYYQLDNFYQNHRRYVKSRNDEQLRNPNFKGDLKKTCAPEDMNGNEPVIPCGLIAWSLFNDTYGFSIKNKGLPINRKNISWPSDKKHKFGSKVFPKNFQKGSLIGGGSLNESIPMSEQEDLQVWLRTAALPVFRKLYGKIEHDLEANEIITVVIQNNYNTYTSEGKKSLVLSTTTWIGGKNKFLGIAYLTVGGICLFVAIIFILMYVIKPRPFGDPAYLSWNLNPSGN from the exons ATGGGTGAAGGagcctcatcttcttcaaagAAATCCAGGAAACCAGatt ATTCGAGGTTTACCCAACAAGAGCTGCCCGCTTGCAAGCCAATTTTAACTCCACAATGG GTTGTAACGGCGTTTATCTTCCTTGGCATCGTCTTCATTCCTATAGGCCTTGCCTCATTGTCTGCATCAGAAAAA GTAGTGGAAATTGTACATCGATATGATGAGCAGTGCGTTCCTACAAATTATACACAATCAGACCTTGCATATCATGATAGGATtgcatttatcaaaaataataagtcAAACAAGACCTGCATTGTGACCTTGACA GTTCCTAAGAAAATGAAGCATCCTATCTATGTTTATTATCAGCTGGATAACTTCTACCAGAATCATCGTCG ATATGTAAAAAGCAGAAACGATGAGCAATTGCGCAACCCAAATTTTAAGGGCGACTTAAAAAAGACTTGTGCTCCTGAAGACATGAACGGAAATGAACCTGTGATTCCCTGTGGGCTTATCGCTTGGAGTTTGTTCAATGATACATATGGTTTTTCAATTAAGAACAAAGGTTTACCAATCAATAGGAAGAACATTTCATGGCCAAGTGATAAAAAGCATAAATTTGGATCAAAAGTTTTCCCTAAAAATTTTCAGAAAGGAAGTTTAATTGGGGGTGGATCACTTAACGAGAGCATACCT ATGAGTGAGCAAGAGGATCTTCAGGTTTGGTTGAGAACTGCGGCATTACCAGTATTCAGAAAGTTATATGGGAAGATAGAGCATGATCTTGAAGCTAATGAGATCATTACAGTAGTAATACAAAACAATTACAACACATATACATCTGAGGGTAAAAAGTCTTTGGTTCTTTCAACCACTACATGGATTGGTGGAAAGAATAAGTTCCTAGGCATTGCATACTTGACTGTGGGTGGGATTTGCTTATTCGTGGCAATAATTTTCATACTTATGTATGTCATCAAACCAAG GCCATTCGGTGATCCAGCCTATCTGTCTTGGAACTTGAATCCTTCAGGGAACTGA